From the Papaver somniferum cultivar HN1 chromosome 2, ASM357369v1, whole genome shotgun sequence genome, the window GATGATGAGTCTTCTTCTGACTCAGATTCAAGTTCAGACTCAGAAACTGAAATCAGTGGTAATTCTCTTGATTTGAATTCAAATTATAACTCGTGGAGGGATTTGAGATATTTTCTTGGAGTCCAAATTTTGCCTGTAAACGAAGAATTctttgttactccaattaagaATGTAGTTATTCGATATTAATCTTTGTAATTTAGGTTTACTAAGTGCTAGTTTCCATTAGATTTCAAGTCTACTATAGGGAAGGGACTTAGTCCTTATGGTGACCACAACCTTAATTCGtaagcattttttttttatttttttttctttaatggaAACAAGCAGATGCTTTTGTAAGTAGTGTTATGAACTGAGTTGTTGAAAGTTGACACTAGCCTCCAGATGAATTATACTTGGATGCTATTCGTCATGCTTCCTACAGCTTCATTATTTTTTCTTGATTATGAAACCCTCATGATGTTCACAATAAAATGCCAAGTAGTGTAAGATTAAAAATAACATAggaacttgggttttgttccatGAAGTGGTAGCAAATGTGTAGCAAAGGTTAACAAGGTAGATGTAACAACTGTCAACTGACTTTTTTTGGATGTGATTGGTGTTTAGCTGCCACATCATTCAGCAAGCTCAATGGTCATGTCTTTGAGAGGCTAGGAACTCAACCCAGATAACTGTGTGTTCGAGCTCTTATTTAGCTCTATAGTCTACCGATTGAGTATTTAGGGTAGATCCGGTTTTTTCAGCACAGGTAGATCCGGTTTTTTCAGCACAAAATTTAGTGTACAATTGCTTATTCGGCTTTTTTGTGCACGGAGGTTTAAAATTGATCTCTAACTTGTGAAGTGTAATAGTAGACTATTGATTGCTACTATGAATTCTGGAAGAACACATTTTTGCTTTATATTGTTATACTGATTACTGATTAGGGTGATTTCCATGATACTTAGACGGACATTTCTGGCTCTTGAAAAGTAAACTAGGAAGCATATTGAAAGAAATTTCTTAGTGTTCTTGGGTATTTGGACACAAAAACCAGCCTAAAACAGCATTCTTTTACTCTTAAAAAACCTAGTTGAGCTTTGGAGAACTGTATCAAAACACTCCTATAAGAAACTGTGGATTTGATAGTTTATAATTCTGAATATTAAAAACCTTCAAATAAGTCATTTGATTGATAAGATAAAGGGGCGTGGGAAGTTACTTGTTTTGTTTACTTATCGGATTGTACAATCATCTTGATCATGTCAGTTGAATGTATGCAGTTAAGCTCGGTAAGAGAAAAGCTGGCCCTGTCATTGACTTTGAAGCTTTAAGTCGACATGGTTATCGTGGTGGTCCCTCGGTTTTGAAAGTGCCTGAACCAAAGGTGGATGACAAGGATCGAGATTGGTCTTGGTCCAGCGGAAAATTGAGTAGTGGGAGTGGGGAGACAGAAGAATCTTTTGAAGAGCGACAGAGAACTAGAGCTGCATTGAACGAGGGGGAGGAGTTGCtctttgcaaaaacaaggaaggaTAGTGAAATTGAGAGGGAGAAGGAAAGGGTGAAGGAAGTGGAAAGGAAGGAAATTGAGCGGGAGAAGAAATCTTTCTCTCAGAAAGAGAAGAGGAAAAGAGACCTTGGTCAGGCAAGTCGAGGGAAGAATTATGTAGAGGAAGAGAAGAGATTGCTGAGAGAGAGCGGTGTGTACTCTGGTTTTGATGCTTAACCTCTTGTaatggtttgcaaactgttgaTTCATGTCAAGGAATTAGAACAGAGTTTGCTAGACAAATGTTGCTTGTATAAATGAAGTATTACTGTTGGAATGTTTATTTGTTTCTGCTCCTTGCCACCTGCGCGAACAGAATTTGGCACTTCCTATTATCTAATTTTTACTTTTTATTCTTGCTTGCACTAATGGAGGATGATTTTCCAGATTAGTTAAAGACACCAAAAGTGGTGTTCAATTTACCAATGATCGTGAGAGTTTTGAGTTTACAAGTCTCTCCAAATCTTTCCAGTTAATTTTATTCATTATAAAGCACCATTTGATTCTTGGGTTCAATTTAGTTCACCAAAATGTCAAATTTCATTGGGAAGTTTTTGACGGTAAGCGAAAGATTCATTAGTGCTAAAATCTCGATTATCTGCATTTCAGCTACATAGAATCTGGTTGCATAAGAAACTCAGAATGAGAACTTTCGAGCACTTAAAGTTTATTTCTTGAGTTTTCATCTGTACATACAAGGGAAAAGAAACACTAAGACAAGGAACTGAGGAAAAACATAGAAACAACATGCAATAACTACTACCATAACAGCACATGCGCTGATCTTGCCTCTCATTTTACAAGTTGATAGACCGGATGGGAAGATGTTACAGGCTCAGATGGCCTAGGAGCATCAGGTCCTTTGGACAGGTTGTTCGCTATAGCTCTAATAGTATTCGGAGTAGTCCTGCAACAGCCTCCTATGAGAGCAGCACCGGCTTCATGCCATTTGTTCACGTAGGAAATGAAGTCCACGTCGGATACCCCAGTAGATTTCTGCAATCACGAGAATTTTCAGTACCAGAGTAATTAATACGAGCCTAATAATATGAACAAATTCAAAACATATTCCATATTTCCATCTTGTTTAGTAGAAAGCAGCGATACAATGGGAGGAGAACTTACTATCCACGTCTTTGTCTGACCATCATATGTCTCGCCACTATTGGGATATATAAGTATTGGTTTGCCTGTCACCTGcaaaataaattatcataagTTTAAAAATACGAGCACCACCGCATTATGAAGATTGGTCTTCAATATGATGACCAGTCGATAATGTTTTAAGTTAGAAACACTGAAAGCGATCATGTCTGAATGAAAACAAATCAAAGGGTGGTAATACCTTCTGAATTGACAGAGTCAGTCCATGAATAAATCGAGGAGGGGTGCAGTTGATCCCAACAGCAAGAACCTTCTCACATGAATCAGCAACCGAAGCACATTCAAGGATGGAATCTCCGCTGACCGCGTTCACACCATCCTTTGAACTGAAGGAGAACCATGCTGGGATCTTTATATCATCTTCTTCAAGCAGTTCTGCATAAGCCTGCACGCGACATAAACACAAAATCAAAATGCGTTGCTTTGAGATAAAACACGCTACGAAATCAAAATGCTTTGCTCTAAACAGTAAATTTCTTAATCAAGAGATCCAGAAAGAGGCTCCACAGCCAGCCCGAGTTATACCTGGGCTTCAAGCTTATTCGGAATCGTCTCGAATGCAATCAGATCAGCACCAGATTCTGCTAGAACCTGAATCCTTCTCCTATGAAATTCTTTCAAATATTCTAGTGTAACCTTTTCACCATAATTCCCACTGTAAATTTACATAACAAAGGATTAGAAAATTATGTTAGTACCACCATTGAGTAAAATGGTGATCATTCTGAAATTAACCAACTCCATATGCTCATGTACCTGTATTCAGACCCATCAGCTAAATAAGCCCCATAGCTACCTACTGAAGCGGCAACCAAAATGGGAAAATTTCGGAGACTTCTTTCATTTCCATTATTCTCACAATAGACGCCACGCGCTTCACACGCAATTTGGACGCTCTTTTGCAACAAAGCTTCACTTTGTTCTTTGCTGAAGCCTTTTGCCTCAAAACCTTGGATTGTAGcctgtttttgtaaaccaaaaaagTCCATAAGCACACAACACCAAGTTTACTCTACAGAATACAAGTGCAAGAGTAAGAAAAACCCCGAGTACTTGATAAGATGCCGTAATGATAATATCTGCACCAGCTTCAAGGTAATCAAGATGCACCTGTGCCATTGAAAGTTGAAGTTAGAAGTACATTACAAAATATAAATCACTCTTCACAGTCAGACACAAAGCCTAATTAGGCCGGAAGTCACAAATATAGATAAGCAAAGAAAGTAACATGATTTCAGACAAGGAGACTTATTTTTTCAGAGGATAATCTACAAGGTTAGGAGCAGGAGGTCATCCACAGAACAAAAATTAAGCGACTTGAACATATTAGATTCAATCAATATTGagctacaattttttttttaattttttttctgaaaagaGATAGAGATTTATACCCTTCTAACTAAGTGAGGAGAATCGATGAGACACTTAGCACTCCAAAGTGGGTCGTTAAGATCAGCACCATGTCTTTCAAGTTCAGTAGCAAAGCCACCATCGATCACAGCATAACCACCATTGTTCCTCAAGAAATCAGACATTGCTGCTGATGCGAGCTTATCACTTCCAAATCCCATAATTGATATTTTTGTTTGTGGGAAAATGAAAGTAATTGGGAAAATTTATAAGAAATTTGCGTATTtccaagaatgaagaagaaactgGCGCGCGTCAAAACAAGTATGGAAATGTCGCCACGCTAACAGGTTCCTTAAATAGACACCAGGGACTTAGGTGGAAATTCAATCTTTAAATTACCAAGTTAACCTTATATTTAGGAAATGAGCTTCAACGTTGTTAGGAAATGAGCATGTTTGCATCAGGAGTTGCTCACTACCAGAATGTTTCCTCGGTTTGGAAAACGCTAGATTCGTTGAATCAATCGGAGGAAAATTTCCTTTatatttacttgttttttacCCCCATCATATATGGGATGGGATGATACACTATGAATATTGCTAGGTATGGGCAAGTACATTCGAACTGTATCACAAGGCTTCCCTTCCTCTACCAAATACAGTCTTTATTCAATCTAGAAGTGTCCAGGTTCATTTGATCCATTTGAGAACGAGTATCCCGAGGATTATTATTAGAGCATGGGCAAGTGCATGTGTTGCCCACGTGTCTTTTGCATTTATCAAGTTCCAGAGCTTGCAAATTCGGTAATTCCTTGTAAAATTGAGTACCAAATTTATATATATGTTGATTTATTTTAGTCAATTGTGTTGAATTTTTCCTTGCACCTGATCAGGGTTTGGGTACGCATAGAGATAGCGTGGAGTGAAGTTCACTACATACATACTTGCAAGGGTATCTGAGATTGGAATGCTGAGTGGAGAACATGTCAAGAATGCAGAGTTTTAGATAACCCACAATATGTTTTTGCTGCCTTTGTAAGGGAAACTACTGTCAGACAGATGTTGCTGCTGACTCACTACTCAACTAGCCAGGGCATGTGAATTTAGAGCACTCAGTAGTTGTAGATAAGAAAGCAATGCCTTCTATGTGCACCTAGGTACGTGCCTAATGATGCTGCTTAATCATGTAAATAAGGAAATGCGTatatttttgtgtttgttttcaaGTTTTGAACCACACATACATACATCATAGATGCAGACAGCATAGATACAGAGAGGTCATaatacaacaagaagaagaagattttaccAATGTCAAAATCTAAAATGATGTAAAAAGAACTCTCGTCTCGTCTGTAGTTAGAAAAGAACTATAATACAAAAACATCACATTCTTGTTCGAAGAGGGCTGTCATTGTAAATCCAAATATAATCTTGTTGCAGTTTGCTTCTCTTTATCAGGGACCACGGACTGGAGCAAAACAAAAACATCCATTCACTTGATCTTCAGGTATCATGCCTCCTCCTTTACTCGTGTCTATGGCCTCCAACAGTGTTACTACTTCGTCCATCTCGGGTCGTTTTTCTGCATTCCCGTCCCAACATTTTCGCATAATGTTTGCTAATGAGCTTGGACAACATCTAGGAATTTCTGGTCGTAAGCTCTGCCAATTtgaaaattataataacaacatcaAGGTCATAGACTCGTGTTAAGTTTAACTATGAGTATTTTATGTGCGTGGACTTAGACACTACCTGTCGAACAACTGCAGATGAAACTTCAACAAAACTGAGATTGGGATAGGGCATGTCACAACAGTAGATTTCCCATAAGCATATGCCAAAACTATATACATCGCATCTTCTATTATAGGGCTTACCATCTAATACCTACAAAAACATCAAACCAACAAGTTATAGTGATATTGAATCTTTCAGATTTCGAATATCTTACTCAGAAAACTGTTTTCACTAAGTACCTCTGGAGCCATGTAACCAAGGGTACCCGTTTCACCGGTCATGTCTTTGGGATTCTGAGCTTCAACACGAGCAACACCAAAATCGGCAATTTTTAAATTTCTATGAGCATCTAATAACATGTTCTCGGTTTTAACATCACGATGCACTATCTTCTTCGAATGTAGATAGCTCAAACTGCAATATCATTACAAGAGCGCATATTTCATTTGTTGGAATTAAAGTTTGACCATATCAAGATTTTGAAACCAAAACTCACCCTCTAGCGAGGTCCAAAGCAAGTTGAATCACTATCTTGAATGCAAGCTTCTTTCGCCTATTTCTTATCAAATAGTGTTTCAATGTCCCGCCTGGAAGGTACTCGACGATAACACAACATGCTCTGGAAGGAAGAGAAGCACCTGAAGGATTGTTGGATGGAATCTTCAGATTCGATGTTCCCATTGATGCCCCAATAAACTAAGATAGAAAATGTACAAATTATTAGCCAACAATCGGAGATCAAAATCTAAATAGTAATAAAATTAAGCTGCATTTCCCATTTTGTTTATTTCTCAAGGCTAGTGCGAATATTACTGCAGTATTCGAGATAATGATAAACAATCTAAGTTGGAAATATGTCCTGTTAGCACCGGgattcgaaagaaaagaaaagaaaaaaaaaacgtaatgTTGCATGACGCGTAATATTAGAATAAAAAGCAGAAATTACTACCAATTGATTTGAAATgacattttgaaagaaaaaaaatagttgaATGATAACCTTGTGCACTTTGATATTGATGACTGATGGGTAAATTTGTACACCTGATTATAAATGTGTCCATCCATTAGAAAGGTTTACCTTTGTCACATTTGGATGGTCAAGCTTATGCCAAACAGCAACCTCTTGCTGAAATGATGCTCGAAGTCCTGCAGTTTCAGCTTGTGTAGCCATACCGTCTTCTCCCCAATCCAAAACTTTAACTTTTAAATAAACAATAACAAAACGAATGAGTGCCGAATTTgcattttttaaaatatttttttcattcttGCTCTATAAACAAACCACATTATTCAGTTTTACATAAAAGATCCAGAAGAGGTAAAAACACAATATATGTTCATCTTAGACAAAATATTTTTACATATCACTTATAACATGAAAATAAGGGATCGGAAAGAAATTTACCTGCAACATCTTGTTCATCATAGACACCTTTGTAAACAATACCATATGTTCCTCTTGCTATAACAGTCCGAATATCTAACTTAGACAAATCGATATCCCATTCTTCCTTTGGTTTTTGTTCTAGGTTCCTAGACCAAACCCTACTCAAATGTTTCTCCAATTGTATATCCAAATTCTTCAAGTCAATTTTATCTGCCCTGAAAAACATATCTTTGTTACTAGCACTTCCCACACCTTTAAACATATCTTTGTTGCTAGCCCTTCCGACGCCCTTGAACATATCTTTCTTAGTATTTTCTACACCTTTTGCCTTTGAATCCATGTTATCCTTCACGCCTTCCAATTCCTTGGCTTTGGTTGCATTTTTGTCTTCTTCAACAGGATTTAAATCAGCCATTTTAACCAACCTTTACAACAAAATATCAAACCAAACCCACACGAAACTACAACGAAAAtggaaaattcaaaattccaatAAAAATCAAGCAATCTCCTAGTGTttgtattaatatttttgatatttttaatcATGCATGATATAACCCGGAAATTATCATCTTCTAAACTCTTAAAAGTTTTTCATCAATGAATAACTAACTTAAGAACAACCATCCAACAaaacaaaaccctagaaattaacTAAGTTTAGCACTTCCCTCTAATGTTAACCACAATCCTAAAATAAATTTTAAGAATGTAAGAAGGATTGAAAAATCCAACAgcaaactaaaactaaaattaacCTTTAACACCTCGAAAATCCATTACCACAAACCTAATCCATAAAAGACGCCAATAATTACCGCACTTTCACTGCAAGCACAAAAGAATAATACCCCTAAACAATGCAACAACTCATATAATAGCAAAAGAAAAGCTAGATGAAAATTGATATAgagattgaaaagaaaaatctaaacAGAATGAGAATGCGCTAATAAATTGTTGAGGAAAAATTAAAACCACAATTAAGTTTGTAGCTTTCAACCACGGGTGAAATACTAGACTTAATTCAATGTATTGAAACGAGAATAATCAGGGATGCACATATAATTTTGATGTTATACACAGAAAAGTCATCAAATACAACCTTAAAAAGCGCTCATGATCAATTATAACTTCCCCTTCTTTCCCTCATCTGTTAACGAATTTACCGGTAATAATTTTCTATGGACCATCATACCCACGCCAAGGGATATCTGGGCTCACTGTCGGATTCAATTAGAAAAGGGGGAGTTCAAAATAAATTTagaggaaaatgaagaagttAATTAAGTGATTCTATTACACTGAGTTTAATTTTACAACCTCGACCTGATTATCCATACAGTATAAAGTGCGCACACCTAGAAAAGTAATTTTAGCTTTAAGACATTAGTCCATGTGGATGCTCCAATTGGAAAACCAGGTACAACTATTGATTCTCTATTGCAGTCTACACAACCTAGCCCAGTAATACCGACCATATAAACAACAGTTATCTAATCTACGAGTATTTTCTGTATCTGACGAGCTGAACATGCATTGTTGGAAGAGACTTATCTTAATCCTTGATAGTGAAGAGTACGTTGTTGTCAAAAACCTGTTGCCCGTTACTGACTTGAAGCCCACGGATATAACCAGCAGCAGGAGCCTTTACAACGTGCTGAAATGAAGATCCaaaaaaggaagaaagaaagaaaaatcactTTTCAGAATCACAATAACGAACAATAACTTTTCCGTGAACATATTAGAATATTGCAAATAGTAACAAACCTCCATTTTCATTGCTTCCAAAACTAAGATAGGTTGTCCTTCCACCACCTTCGCCCCTTCATTTTCCAATACCTTAACCACTAATCCAGCCATAGGTGCCACTACAGTCCCTTGAGGGTGGGAAGCCGTTTCGAAACTAGGTTTATGCGGAGATGAATCATCATTAGACAGCTTGATCCCTACAagttgcctaaaatgatgatgatGCTTACCATGCCATATATGAATGTGCTTAGTATGTTCCTGCAGCATAAATAAGAATAGCCTAATCATGAGATCGAGAAGCTAGAGATTTCTACATTAGATTATTCACGAAATCACAAGATGGGTGCATCCAACTATCCGAGAGGCTAAGCAAAGAAACTACATAACAGGATGCATATTGGACACATCTCTTGGATAGCATCACAAATTCAGAACAAACTTGTGTGATACATTGGGTCTTATGTGTTAGGCTTCACAAGAAATATAATCGCTGCACCAAAAGTAAGGAGGTTTTACCTTTGAATAAGTAGCTATACTAACATCTGAGATTAGCCCATCTGCTTCAATTCTGAAATTATGGTCTCCCAAGGAAAAAACTTTAACTTCCAAACCGGAGGATTCACTGTCTTCTACCTGTAAGCActcaaataaatattttgagtgaACAAATTGTCAGAATTCAAGGGGAAGCCAGTaaactctttattattttaatggcAAGTACCAAGTAGCTGATGAATTTTCCAATTAGTCAACCATACTGTTCTTCACACACGAAATATAGATTACCTGAACAAAATAATTTCCATTTGATTGGTATGTGAGGTCAATCTTCAAAAGCCTTGAGCCACTGCTGTCATATTCATCGTCCCAATCCAACACCATAGTATGTTTTGCCAGGTGATGAACTCGATAAGGTGGATTAGCATACCATAATGAGTTTAAGCCATTGGGGTCTGCACATATAGGCAGGTAAGATTACTTTGAAGTACGATAAAACGACTAAAAATATCAGTAGAAAAACTTCCACAAGCTTACCAGCGACTCCTCCTTTTGAAGCTACAACTTCCTTTTGGCAAACACATGCAGCAACTAGGGTGGCACCAAGTTTAGCAGCATTATATGCCTCACTTGCTAAAATAGAATCATTTGGATCGTCAAAAAGGTCCTTTTTAAAATTTTCAATAAAATGAGTTTCAAGTTGGCCATTTTCAAATGCCCAATGGTCGGTAAGCTTCTGAAGGAAATTTATGTTTGTGGGCAACCCTGCAACCTGCATGGATGTGGTGGCAACACCTGGTTAAGAAATGCCCACAAGGCACAACTTCATATAATTTAGAGTGTGAAGGAAGACAACACTTAATAATACACAATTCAGTAGCAGTAGACCTTAAGAATGCCCAAAAGACTCGGAGAACACAGAGACAGAGTTATACAGTAGGTAGATAAGACCCACTTCCACATGGAAGCTAACGTTATGCAGCTTATGCTGCTAAATGCTGATGAAAGTTCTCTAACAATAGGCATACCAGAAACTTCGATAAGCAGTCCTTCATTTTAACTAGTGCTGAATTACGATTTGCACCCCATACTACAAGCTTGGCAATCATCGGGTCATAGTGCATGCTAACAGTGTCTCCTTGTTCAACACCTGTCTCCACGCGAACTGCTCAATGTTGTGGATACAAGAAACAATGTTCGATCAACAAAGGGAAAATTCAGAGACTTGAACTAGAGGTGAaccttgagaatatttttatTAGGATGTGAACCTTGCATGTAGTTGAAAATAGTCCCTCTTACCCTCCTATATATTATGTACTCATGCTACAATATTAAAGTGGGTGTATTCAACTTGCACATTTTTTGACATACCTGTAGGTGAGATGGGGACAGGACAGTAATGATGGAGGATTCCTGCTGCTGGAAGAAAACCTTTTGGAACATTTTCAGCATAAATTCGTGCTTCAAATGCATGCCCTGTCATAAAAATCAAATATGCACCAATTAGTTCGAAGTATGGCCTTGTACAGATAGGCGGAGAAATACTAAAACAAATTTGAAGCAACTTCAGATATCATTTAAAGTTCACCTGATAAGGGAACCTCTGACTGATTCAAGGGAAGAGGTTCTCCATTAGCAACAAGTATCTGCCACTCCACAAGATCTTGACCAACAATCATCTCAGTAACAGGATGCTCTACCTGCAAAAGGTTTTGCTGTCCACAATTAGGATTCGAGGTACAAATAAAGTTTCATATCAAGGAAATGATAGAATGGGGGAATGACAAACCTGTAGACGGGTATTCATCTCCATGAAATAAAACTGATCCGAGGCTGTATCCACTATAAACTCCACAGTGCCCGCATTGTGATAGCCAACTGCCTTTAGATAGTCAATAAAGAACAAGGGTATCGTATCAATTGAAGGAAGCTATATGGATTTACATAATGCATATATTACAACTAAGCAATATGTAAATAAAGAGCAAAGATAAAAAAATCAGGTATATATGGAAGCACATTACCTTGGCTGCAGCTACTGCGGCTTCACCCAAATGCGAGCGAAAGTCAGGAAGAATATTCGGCTGCAATGATAGGAGTAATCATCACTATAGTACTCAAGATTTGAACCAAAACCACAGCAGTAGTACAAAAATGCGAGCCTTACCGCTGGTGCTTCTTCAATTATCTTTTGATGCCTTCTTTGAACACTGCAATCCCTCTCGTATAAATGTAAAACATTTCCATGTTTGTCTCCGAATATCTTAATAGTTAATAATGGAAACAGTCAATAAGTAAAAACCAGCACCATATATAGTGTACCCCGGTAAACATGCACTATGA encodes:
- the LOC113354322 gene encoding nucleolar protein 58-like; translated protein: MKKAKAMRNEVSDDESSSDSDSSSDSETEISVKLGKRKAGPVIDFEALSRHGYRGGPSVLKVPEPKVDDKDRDWSWSSGKLSSGSGETEESFEERQRTRAALNEGEELLFAKTRKDSEIEREKERVKEVERKEIEREKKSFSQKEKRKRDLGQASRGKNYVEEEKRLLRESGVYSGFDA
- the LOC113350054 gene encoding LOW QUALITY PROTEIN: methylcrotonoyl-CoA carboxylase subunit alpha, mitochondrial-like (The sequence of the model RefSeq protein was modified relative to this genomic sequence to represent the inferred CDS: substituted 1 base at 1 genomic stop codon); this translates as MSLMASIRKFQIKPNKINLLYLQANSFSVKSSENNNENPKKCIEKILVANRGEIACRIMRTSKRLGIKTVSVYSDADKDSLHVKSSDESIRLGPPPARLSYLNSSAIIQAALRTGAQAIHPGYGFLSESADFAQRCEAEGITFIGPPASAIRDMGDKSASKRIMGAAGVPLVPGYHGVEQDIDFMKLEADKIGYPLIIKPTHGGGGKGMRIVNCPDDFAESFLAAQREAAASFGVNTILLEKYITQPRHIEVQIFGDKHGNVLHLYERDCSVQRRHQKIIEEAPAPNILPDFRSHLGEAAVAAAKAVGYHNAGTVEFIVDTASDQFYFMEMNTRLQVEHPVTEMIVGQDLVEWQILVANGEPLPLNQSEVPLSGHAFEARIYAENVPKGFLPAAGILHHYCPVPISPTVRVETGVEQGDTVSMHYDPMIAKLVVWGANRNSALVKMKDCLSKFLVAGLPTNINFLQKLTDHWAFENGQLETHFIENFKKDLFDDPNDSILASEAYNAAKLGATLVAACVCQKEVVASKGGVADPNGLNSLWYANPPYRVHHLAKHTMVLDWDDEYDSSGSRLLKIDLTYQSNGNYFVQVEDSESSGLEVKVFSLGDHNFRIEADGLISDVSIATYSKEHTKHIHIWHGKHHHHFRQLVGIKLSNDDSSPHKPSFETASHPQGTVVAPMAGLVVKVLENEGAKVVEGQPILVLEAMKMEHVVKAPAAGYIRGLQVSNGQQVFDNNVLFTIKDXDKSLPTMHAKGVENTKKDMFKGVGRASNKDMFKGVGSASNKDMFFRADKIDLKNLDIQLEKHLSRVWSRNLEQKPKEEWDIDLSKLDIRTVIARGTYGIVYKGVYDEQDVAVKVLDWGEDGMATQAETAGLRASFQQEVAVWHKLDHPNVTKFIGASMGTSNLKIPSNNPSGASLPSRACCVIVEYLPGGTLKHYLIRNRRKKLAFKIVIQLALDLARGLSYLHSKKIVHRDVKTENMLLDAHRNLKIADFGVARVEAQNPKDMTGETGTLGYMAPEVLDGKPYNRRCDVYSFGICLWEIYCCDMPYPNLSFVEVSSAVVRQSLRPEIPRCCPSSLANIMRKCWDGNAEKRPEMDEVVTLLEAIDTSKGGGMIPEDQVNGCFCFAPVRGP
- the LOC113350053 gene encoding homocysteine S-methyltransferase 2-like yields the protein MGFGSDKLASAAMSDFLRNNGGYAVIDGGFATELERHGADLNDPLWSAKCLIDSPHLVRRVHLDYLEAGADIIITASYQATIQGFEAKGFSKEQSEALLQKSVQIACEARGVYCENNGNERSLRNFPILVAASVGSYGAYLADGSEYSGNYGEKVTLEYLKEFHRRRIQVLAESGADLIAFETIPNKLEAQAYAELLEEDDIKIPAWFSFSSKDGVNAVSGDSILECASVADSCEKVLAVGINCTPPRFIHGLTLSIQKVTGKPILIYPNSGETYDGQTKTWIKSTGVSDVDFISYVNKWHEAGAALIGGCCRTTPNTIRAIANNLSKGPDAPRPSEPVTSSHPVYQLVK